In Aegilops tauschii subsp. strangulata cultivar AL8/78 chromosome 3, Aet v6.0, whole genome shotgun sequence, one genomic interval encodes:
- the LOC109777020 gene encoding serine/threonine/tyrosine-protein kinase HT1, giving the protein MKSLQCFKQGGDGAGRRLERRLSLGDYKKAVSWSKYLVAPPGAKIRGGGEELWSADLSKLQIRARFASGRHSRVYSGRYAGREVAIKMVSQPEEDAALAAELERQFASEVALLLRLRHHNILSFVAACKKPPVFCIITEYMAGGSLRKYLHQQEPHSVPIELVLKLALDIARGMSYLHSQGILHRDLKSENVLLGEDMSVKVADFGISCLESQCGSGKGFTGTYRWMAPEMIKEKTHTRKVDVYSFGIVLWEILTALVPFSEMTPEQAAIAVALKNARPPLPASCPVAMSHLISQCWATNPERRPQFDDIVTVLEGYKEALDNDPSFFLSYIPPPTHHQHQHQQSLLRCFPRVKSMRRSASLKA; this is encoded by the exons ATGAAGAGCCTGCAGTGCTTCAAGCAGGGCGGGGATGGCGCGGGGAGGCGGCTGGAGCGGCGGCTGTCGCTGGGGGACTACAAGAAGGCGGTGTCGTGGTCCAAGTACCTGGTGGCGCCGCCGGGCGCCAAgatccggggcggcggcgaggagctctGGAGCGCCGACCTCTCCAAGCTCCAGATCCGGGCGCGCTTCGCCTCCGGCCGCCACAGCCGCGTCTACTCCGGCCGCTACGCCGGCCGCGAGGTCGCCATCAAGATGGTCAGCCAGCCCGAGGAGGACGCCGCGCTCGCCGCCGAGCTCGAGCGCCAGTTCGCCTCCGaggtcgcgctcctcctccgcctccgccaCCACAACATCCTCTCC TTCGTCGCAGCATGCAAGAAACCACCAGTATTCTGTATCATCACTGAGTACATGGCAGGGGGTTCCCTTAGGAAGTATCTACACCAGCAAGAGCCTCATTCAGTCCCCATCGAACTAGTTCTGAAACTAGCTCTAGACATTGCCCGTGGGATGAGCTACCTGCACTCACAGGGGATACTTCATAGAGACCTGAAGTCCGAAAACGTGCTTCTGGGGGAGGATATGTCGGTCAAAGTGGCGGATTTCGGGATCTCATGTCTGGAGTCGCAGTGCGGAAGCGGCAAGGGGTTTACGGGCACCTATCGGTGGATGGCTCCTGAAATGATCAAGGAGAAAACCCACACTAGAAAAGTCGATGTGTACAGCTTTGGAATCGTCTTGTGGGAGATTTTAACTGCTTTGGTTCCATTCAGCGAGATGACACCTGAACAGGCCGCTATAGCTGTCGCCCTCAAG AATGCGAGGCCACCGTTGCCTGCTTCGTGCCCTGTGGCCATGAGCCATCTGATATCTCAGTGCTGGGCGACAAACCCAGAAAGAAGGCCTCAGTTTGACGATATCGTCACGGTCCTCGAGGGCTACAAGGAAGCGCTTGACAATGACCCATCCTTCTTCCTGTCATACATACCGCCTCCGACGCACCACCAGCATCAGCATCAGCAGAGCCTACTACGGTGCTTCCCTCGGGTCAAATCAATGCGCCGGTCCGCGTCTCTCAAAGCGTGA